One window of Pseudomonas urmiensis genomic DNA carries:
- the tkt gene encoding transketolase, whose product MPSRRDRANAIRALSMDAVQKANSGHPGAPMGMADIAEVLWRDYLKHNPSNPSFADRDRFVLSNGHGSMLIYSLLHLTGYDVTIDDLKSFRQLHSRTPGHPEFGYTPGVETTTGPLGQGLANAVGFALAEKVLAAQFNREGHNIVDHNTYVFLGDGCMMEGISHEVASLAGTLGLNKLVAFYDDNGISIDGEVHGWFTDNTPARFEAYNWQVIRNVNGHDADEIKMAIDTARKSDRPTLICCKTIIGFGSPNKQGKEDCHGAPLGNDEIALARKELNWNHGPFEIPADIAAEWDAKAAGAKVEAEWNQRFDAYAAAFPELASELKRRLSGDLPADFSEKAAAYIAEVAAKGETIASRKASQNALNAFGLLLPEFLGGSADLAGSNLTLWKGCKGVEANDASGNYVFYGVREFGMTAIMNGVALHGGLVPYGATFLMFMEYARNAVRMSALMKQRVIHVYTHDSIGLGEDGPTHQPIEQLTSLRSTPNLDTWRPADAVESAVSWKVALERKDGPSALIFSRQNLQHQDRDAQQIADIARGGYVLKDCAGEPELILIATGSEVGLAVQAFAKLTEQGRKVRVVSMPSTSVFDAQDAAYKQSVLPLQVGARIAIEAAHADFWYKYVGLEGRVIGMTTYGESAPASALFEEFGFTLENILGTAEELLED is encoded by the coding sequence TGCCCTCAGCATGGATGCCGTGCAAAAGGCCAACAGCGGCCACCCAGGTGCCCCTATGGGCATGGCGGATATCGCCGAAGTGCTTTGGCGCGACTACCTGAAGCACAACCCGAGCAACCCGAGCTTCGCTGACCGTGACCGCTTCGTGCTGTCCAACGGCCACGGCTCGATGCTGATCTATTCGCTGCTGCACCTGACCGGCTATGACGTCACCATCGACGACCTCAAGTCGTTCCGCCAGCTGCACAGCCGCACCCCAGGCCACCCGGAGTTCGGCTACACCCCAGGTGTCGAAACCACCACCGGCCCGCTGGGCCAAGGCCTGGCCAACGCCGTAGGCTTCGCCCTCGCCGAGAAAGTGCTGGCTGCCCAGTTCAACCGTGAAGGCCACAACATCGTCGACCACAACACCTACGTGTTCCTGGGTGACGGCTGCATGATGGAAGGCATTTCCCACGAAGTCGCTTCGCTGGCCGGTACCCTGGGCCTGAACAAGCTGGTCGCCTTCTACGACGACAACGGCATCTCCATCGACGGCGAAGTGCACGGCTGGTTCACCGACAACACCCCAGCGCGTTTCGAAGCCTACAACTGGCAGGTCATCCGTAACGTCAACGGTCACGATGCCGACGAAATCAAGATGGCCATCGACACCGCTCGCAAGAGCGACCGTCCGACCCTGATCTGCTGCAAGACCATCATTGGTTTCGGCTCGCCGAACAAGCAGGGCAAGGAAGATTGCCACGGTGCGCCGCTGGGCAACGACGAAATCGCCCTGGCCCGCAAAGAACTGAACTGGAACCACGGCCCGTTCGAAATCCCTGCTGACATCGCTGCCGAGTGGGATGCCAAGGCCGCCGGTGCCAAGGTCGAAGCCGAATGGAACCAGCGCTTCGACGCTTACGCCGCCGCCTTCCCGGAACTGGCCAGCGAGCTCAAGCGTCGCCTGAGCGGTGATCTGCCAGCTGACTTCTCGGAAAAGGCCGCTGCCTACATCGCCGAAGTCGCAGCCAAGGGTGAAACCATTGCCAGCCGCAAGGCCAGCCAGAATGCCCTGAACGCCTTCGGCCTCCTACTGCCTGAGTTCCTCGGCGGCTCGGCTGACCTGGCCGGCTCCAACCTGACCCTGTGGAAAGGTTGCAAGGGTGTCGAGGCCAATGATGCCAGCGGCAACTACGTGTTCTACGGCGTGCGTGAATTTGGCATGACCGCGATCATGAACGGCGTTGCCCTGCACGGCGGCCTGGTGCCTTACGGCGCGACCTTCCTGATGTTCATGGAATACGCCCGTAACGCAGTGCGCATGTCGGCGCTGATGAAACAGCGGGTGATCCACGTCTACACCCACGACTCCATCGGCCTGGGCGAAGACGGCCCGACTCACCAGCCGATCGAGCAGCTGACCAGCCTGCGCAGCACGCCGAACCTGGACACCTGGCGCCCAGCCGATGCGGTCGAGTCGGCCGTCTCCTGGAAAGTCGCACTGGAGCGCAAGGACGGCCCATCGGCGCTGATCTTCTCGCGCCAGAACCTGCAACATCAGGACCGCGATGCCCAGCAGATCGCCGACATCGCCCGTGGTGGCTATGTGCTCAAGGACTGCGCAGGCGAGCCTGAGCTGATCCTGATCGCCACCGGTTCCGAAGTGGGCCTGGCGGTGCAGGCGTTCGCCAAGCTGACCGAGCAGGGCCGCAAGGTGCGCGTCGTGTCGATGCCAAGCACCAGCGTGTTCGATGCCCAGGACGCTGCCTACAAGCAGTCGGTACTGCCGCTGCAAGTCGGTGCGCGCATCGCCATCGAAGCTGCCCACGCCGACTTCTGGTACAAGTACGTAGGCCTGGAAGGTCGCGTCATCGGCATGACCACCTACGGCGAATCGGCTCCGGCCTCGGCGCTGTTCGAGGAGTTCGGCTTCACCCTGGAAAACATCCTGGGTACTGCTGAAGAGCTGCTGGAAGACTGA
- the epd gene encoding erythrose-4-phosphate dehydrogenase, with protein MPHPRPYKVALNGYGRIGRCVLRALVERGAKAGFEIVALNDLADQASLEYLTRFDSTHGRFPGEVKVDGDCLHINGDCVQVLRSATPEGIDWSALDVDLVLECTGAYNTRADGQRFLDAGAPRVLFSQPMASEADVDATVVYGINQDCLTGAERLVSNASCTTNCGVPLLRVLDQAFGIEYVQITTIHSAMNDQPVIDAYHHEDLRRTRSAFQSVIPVSTGLARGIERLLPELAGRIQAKAVRVPTVNVSCLDITLQTARDTTAAEVNQVLRDAALSGPLQGLVAYTELPHASCDFNHDPHSAIVDASQTRVSGPRLVNLLAWFDNEWGFANRMLDVADHYLHVVHQTRTKQP; from the coding sequence ATGCCCCATCCGCGTCCCTACAAAGTTGCACTCAACGGTTACGGCCGCATCGGCCGCTGTGTCCTGCGCGCACTGGTCGAGCGAGGGGCGAAGGCGGGCTTCGAGATCGTTGCACTGAACGATCTGGCCGATCAGGCCAGCCTGGAATACCTGACACGCTTCGACTCCACCCACGGGCGCTTCCCCGGTGAGGTGAAGGTCGACGGCGATTGCCTGCATATCAATGGCGACTGCGTGCAGGTTTTGCGCAGTGCCACCCCTGAAGGGATCGACTGGTCCGCCCTGGACGTCGACCTGGTGCTCGAATGCACCGGCGCCTACAACACCCGCGCCGACGGCCAGCGCTTCCTCGACGCCGGCGCGCCACGGGTGCTGTTCTCCCAACCGATGGCCAGCGAGGCGGATGTCGATGCCACGGTGGTCTATGGGATCAACCAGGATTGCCTGACCGGCGCCGAGCGGCTGGTGTCCAACGCCTCCTGCACCACCAACTGCGGCGTGCCGCTGTTGCGTGTGCTGGACCAGGCCTTTGGCATCGAGTACGTGCAGATCACCACGATTCACTCGGCGATGAACGACCAGCCGGTGATCGACGCCTATCACCACGAAGACCTGCGCCGCACCCGCTCGGCATTCCAGTCGGTAATTCCGGTGTCTACTGGCCTGGCCCGTGGCATCGAGCGCCTGCTGCCGGAACTTGCCGGGCGAATTCAGGCCAAAGCGGTACGCGTGCCGACCGTCAACGTGTCGTGCCTGGACATCACCTTGCAGACCGCTCGCGATACGACTGCGGCTGAGGTCAACCAGGTGCTGCGCGACGCCGCCCTGAGCGGCCCGCTGCAGGGGCTTGTGGCCTACACCGAGCTGCCGCACGCCAGCTGTGATTTCAACCATGACCCGCATTCGGCCATCGTCGATGCCAGCCAGACCCGCGTTTCCGGCCCCCGCCTGGTGAACCTGCTGGCCTGGTTCGACAACGAATGGGGGTTCGCCAACCGTATGCTCGACGTTGCTGACCACTATCTGCACGTCGTCCACCAAACCCGCACCAAACAGCCCTGA
- a CDS encoding phosphoglycerate kinase: MTVLKMTDLDLQGKRVLIREDLNVPVKDGVVASDARILAALPTIKLALEKGAAVMVCSHLGRPTEGEFSAENSLKPVADYLSKALGREVPLVADYLDGVQVQAGELVLFENVRFNKGEKKNADELAQKYAGLCDVFVMDAFGTAHRAEGSTHGVAKFAKVAAAGPLLAAELDALGKALKAPAKPMAAIVAGSKVSTKLDVLNSLSSVCDLLIVGGGIANTFLAAAGHKVGKSLYEPDLVDTAKAIAAKVNVPLPVDVVVAKEFAESAQATVKLITEVADDDMILDIGPQTAEQFADLLKTSKTILWNGPVGVFEFDQFGNGTQVLAKAIADSAAFSIAGGGDTLAAIDKYGVGSDISYISTGGGAFLEFVEGKVLPAVAILEERAKA, encoded by the coding sequence ATGACCGTGTTGAAGATGACCGACCTCGACCTGCAAGGTAAACGCGTACTGATCCGCGAAGACCTCAACGTGCCTGTGAAGGACGGTGTGGTAGCCAGCGATGCGCGTATCCTGGCTGCGCTGCCGACCATCAAGCTGGCCCTGGAAAAAGGCGCCGCGGTAATGGTCTGCTCGCACTTGGGTCGTCCGACCGAGGGCGAGTTCTCCGCCGAGAACAGCCTCAAGCCCGTCGCCGACTACCTGAGCAAGGCCCTCGGCCGCGAAGTGCCGTTGGTTGCCGACTACCTGGACGGCGTCCAGGTCCAGGCCGGCGAGCTGGTGCTGTTCGAGAACGTGCGCTTCAACAAAGGCGAGAAGAAGAACGCCGACGAGCTGGCGCAGAAGTACGCCGGCCTGTGCGACGTGTTCGTCATGGACGCCTTCGGTACCGCCCACCGCGCCGAGGGTTCGACCCATGGCGTGGCCAAGTTCGCCAAAGTCGCTGCTGCCGGTCCGCTGCTGGCAGCCGAGCTGGACGCCCTGGGCAAGGCCCTGAAAGCCCCGGCCAAGCCGATGGCAGCCATCGTCGCCGGCTCCAAGGTGTCGACCAAGCTCGACGTGCTCAACAGCTTGAGCAGCGTCTGCGACCTGCTGATCGTCGGCGGCGGTATCGCCAACACCTTCCTCGCCGCAGCAGGCCACAAGGTTGGCAAGTCGCTGTACGAGCCTGACCTGGTCGACACCGCCAAGGCCATTGCGGCCAAGGTCAATGTGCCGCTGCCGGTGGACGTGGTGGTTGCCAAGGAGTTCGCCGAGAGCGCCCAGGCCACCGTCAAGCTCATCACTGAAGTCGCTGACGATGACATGATCCTGGACATCGGCCCGCAAACCGCCGAACAGTTCGCTGACTTGCTCAAGACCTCCAAGACCATCCTGTGGAACGGTCCGGTCGGCGTGTTCGAGTTCGACCAGTTCGGCAACGGCACCCAAGTACTGGCCAAAGCCATTGCCGATAGCGCGGCATTCTCCATCGCTGGCGGTGGCGATACCCTGGCAGCCATCGATAAATATGGCGTTGGCAGCGATATCTCCTACATTTCTACCGGTGGCGGTGCGTTCCTCGAATTCGTCGAGGGTAAAGTCCTGCCCGCCGTTGCGATCCTGGAAGAGCGGGCCAAGGCCTGA
- a CDS encoding MliC family protein, translated as MKALMAFAALATLAGCSLLQPAQPAPADNWTRWVCDTQTEVLWRFADATQDSVDVRLGGGDQVYRLKSEPGASGALYSDGVLALHTKGDEGLVYWVATNDLIGRGCKAP; from the coding sequence ATGAAAGCGCTCATGGCCTTTGCGGCCCTGGCGACACTGGCAGGATGCTCACTGCTGCAGCCGGCGCAACCCGCCCCGGCAGACAACTGGACCCGCTGGGTCTGCGATACCCAGACCGAAGTACTCTGGCGCTTCGCCGACGCTACCCAGGATTCGGTCGACGTACGCCTCGGCGGCGGCGACCAGGTCTACCGGCTCAAGTCCGAGCCGGGCGCCTCTGGCGCGCTATACAGCGACGGCGTGCTGGCCCTGCACACCAAAGGCGATGAAGGCCTGGTGTACTGGGTGGCAACCAACGATCTGATTGGGCGGGGCTGCAAGGCACCGTGA
- the fba gene encoding class II fructose-bisphosphate aldolase (catalyzes the reversible aldol condensation of dihydroxyacetonephosphate and glyceraldehyde 3-phosphate in the Calvin cycle, glycolysis, and/or gluconeogenesis), translated as MALISMRQMLDHAAEFGYGVPAFNVNNLEQMRAIMEAADKTDSPVIVQASAGARKYAGAPFLRHLILAAIEEFPHIPVCMHQDHGTSPDVCQRSIQLGFSSVMMDGSLGEDGKTPTDYEYNVRVTQQTVAMAHACGVSVEGELGCLGSLETGMAGEEDGIGAEGVLDHSQMLTDPEEAADFVKKTQVDALAIAIGTSHGAYKFTKPPTGDVLAIDRIKEIHKRIPNTHLVMHGSSSVPQEWLAIINQYGGDIKETYGVPVEEIVEGIKYGVRKVNIDTDLRLASTGAMRRLMATNPSEFDPRKFFGETVKAMRDVCIARYEAFGTAGNASKIKPISLEGMYQRYLKGELAAKVN; from the coding sequence ATGGCACTCATTAGCATGCGCCAGATGCTGGACCACGCCGCCGAGTTCGGCTACGGCGTTCCAGCTTTCAACGTCAACAACCTCGAGCAGATGCGCGCCATCATGGAAGCCGCCGACAAGACCGACTCTCCGGTCATCGTGCAGGCCTCGGCCGGTGCTCGCAAATACGCAGGTGCGCCGTTCCTGCGCCACCTGATCCTGGCCGCGATCGAAGAGTTCCCGCACATCCCGGTGTGCATGCACCAAGACCACGGCACCAGCCCGGACGTCTGCCAGCGCTCGATCCAACTGGGCTTCAGCTCGGTAATGATGGACGGCTCGCTCGGCGAAGACGGCAAGACCCCGACCGACTACGAGTACAACGTGCGCGTCACTCAGCAGACCGTCGCCATGGCGCATGCCTGCGGCGTTTCGGTTGAAGGCGAGCTGGGCTGCCTGGGTTCGCTGGAAACCGGCATGGCCGGTGAAGAAGACGGTATCGGCGCCGAAGGCGTTCTGGATCACAGCCAGATGCTGACCGACCCAGAAGAAGCCGCCGACTTCGTCAAGAAGACCCAGGTCGATGCCCTGGCCATCGCCATCGGCACCAGCCACGGCGCCTACAAGTTCACCAAGCCACCTACCGGTGACGTACTGGCGATCGACCGCATCAAGGAAATCCACAAGCGCATCCCTAACACTCACCTGGTGATGCACGGTTCTTCCTCGGTACCGCAAGAGTGGCTGGCGATCATCAACCAGTACGGCGGCGACATCAAAGAAACCTACGGCGTACCGGTTGAAGAAATCGTCGAAGGCATCAAGTACGGCGTGCGCAAGGTCAACATCGATACCGACCTGCGTCTGGCCTCGACCGGTGCCATGCGTCGCCTGATGGCGACCAACCCGAGCGAATTCGACCCACGCAAGTTCTTCGGCGAAACCGTCAAAGCCATGCGCGACGTCTGCATCGCCCGTTACGAAGCCTTCGGCACTGCCGGTAATGCCTCCAAGATCAAACCGATCTCCCTGGAAGGCATGTACCAGCGTTACCTGAAAGGCGAGCTGGCTGCCAAGGTCAACTGA
- a CDS encoding putative bifunctional diguanylate cyclase/phosphodiesterase has product MDEAQPNAPDGRSVLLVVDDYPENLISMRALLARQDWQVLTASSGMEALSALLQHDVDLVLLDVQMPEMDGFEVARLMRGSQRTRLTPIIFLTANEQSQAAVLKGYAAGAVDYLFKPFDPQILKPKVQALLEQQRNRRMLQRLTRELETARAFNASILENAAEGILVVDEAGTIGFANPAISRLLETPVDKLQGAHVLDLVQLVTACLWRESEFYQAYLARQIFRVHDAQLRTLGGQLVPVALSCAPLPAEQRAMVVTVLDMSVVRSLHQQLEYQAVTDPLTGLLNRRGFYQAAEGALLRSERSDKAQALMYMDLDGFKRINDSLGHEAGDEVLRWVGEQLKDCLGSEALLARMGGDEFTALFDGLPYPERAGRFAEQVIERLSISHQVEGVDVCLGVSIGIATYPDCGGTVEGLIRAADTAMYAAKQAGRQQYRFYDQELNGRARSRLMLEDGVRTAIEQKDFSLVFQPQVAFADGTLRGFEALLRWQHPSVGDVPPALFIPLLEETRLISRLASWIYDQGAAQRQAWNEHFAPDLVLSISLSRIQFAMPNLVDELRRVIEEHGLQPAQLEVEVAETSLIYNIDAAIKQVKRLHELGVRVALDDFGAGECSLRMVRDLPIDTLKLDRHLVSRLPDSAGDAALVRSVIGLCADYAITVIAEGVETAAQAAWLKANGCAYVQGFLVARPMTCADASGFPAIFPWPRS; this is encoded by the coding sequence ATGGATGAAGCTCAACCCAATGCCCCGGATGGCCGATCCGTTCTGCTGGTTGTCGACGATTACCCGGAGAACCTGATCAGCATGCGGGCGCTGTTGGCCCGGCAAGACTGGCAGGTGCTCACGGCAAGCTCGGGGATGGAAGCCTTGAGCGCATTGCTGCAGCATGACGTGGACCTGGTCCTGCTGGATGTGCAAATGCCCGAAATGGACGGTTTCGAGGTGGCCCGGCTGATGCGCGGCAGCCAGCGAACCCGGCTGACGCCGATTATCTTCCTGACCGCCAACGAGCAGTCGCAAGCCGCGGTGCTCAAGGGCTATGCCGCAGGTGCGGTGGATTACCTGTTCAAACCCTTCGATCCGCAGATCCTCAAGCCCAAGGTGCAGGCATTGCTGGAGCAGCAGCGCAACCGGCGCATGCTGCAACGTCTGACCCGCGAGCTGGAAACGGCCAGGGCGTTCAATGCATCGATCCTGGAAAACGCGGCCGAAGGCATTTTGGTAGTGGATGAGGCTGGCACCATCGGCTTTGCCAACCCGGCCATCTCGCGCTTGCTCGAAACCCCTGTGGATAAATTGCAAGGCGCGCATGTGCTCGACCTGGTGCAATTGGTAACGGCCTGCCTGTGGCGCGAGTCGGAGTTTTATCAGGCGTATTTGGCCCGGCAGATCTTCCGCGTGCATGACGCCCAGTTGCGTACCCTCGGCGGCCAGTTGGTGCCGGTGGCGCTGTCCTGCGCACCCTTGCCGGCGGAGCAGCGCGCCATGGTGGTGACGGTGCTGGACATGTCGGTGGTACGCAGCCTGCACCAGCAACTGGAATACCAGGCGGTCACCGATCCGCTCACCGGCCTGCTCAATCGCCGCGGCTTCTATCAGGCCGCCGAGGGCGCGCTGCTGCGCAGTGAGCGCTCGGACAAAGCCCAGGCATTGATGTACATGGACCTGGATGGTTTCAAGCGGATCAACGACTCACTCGGTCATGAGGCCGGCGATGAGGTGCTGCGTTGGGTCGGCGAACAACTCAAGGACTGCCTGGGCAGCGAGGCCTTGCTGGCGCGCATGGGCGGTGATGAATTCACCGCGTTGTTCGATGGCTTGCCCTATCCGGAGCGGGCCGGGCGGTTTGCCGAGCAGGTGATCGAGCGCCTGTCGATTTCCCATCAGGTCGAGGGCGTGGATGTCTGCCTTGGCGTCAGCATCGGCATCGCCACCTACCCCGATTGCGGCGGCACGGTCGAAGGCTTGATCCGCGCGGCCGACACCGCGATGTACGCCGCCAAGCAAGCCGGTCGCCAGCAGTACCGCTTCTACGATCAGGAGCTCAATGGGCGGGCCCGGTCCCGTTTGATGCTCGAAGATGGGGTGCGCACGGCCATCGAACAGAAGGACTTCAGCCTGGTGTTCCAGCCCCAGGTGGCGTTCGCTGACGGCACATTGCGCGGCTTCGAGGCGTTGCTGCGCTGGCAGCACCCCAGCGTCGGCGACGTTCCGCCTGCGCTGTTCATTCCCTTGCTCGAGGAAACCCGTCTGATCAGCCGGCTGGCCAGCTGGATCTATGATCAGGGCGCCGCTCAGCGCCAAGCCTGGAATGAGCACTTCGCACCTGACCTGGTGCTCAGCATCAGCCTGAGCCGGATTCAGTTCGCCATGCCCAACCTGGTCGACGAGTTGCGCCGGGTAATCGAGGAGCACGGCCTGCAACCTGCGCAGTTGGAGGTCGAGGTGGCGGAAACCTCACTGATCTACAACATCGATGCGGCGATCAAGCAGGTCAAGCGCTTGCACGAGCTGGGCGTACGGGTGGCGCTGGACGACTTTGGCGCGGGTGAGTGTTCGTTGCGCATGGTCCGCGACTTGCCGATCGATACCCTCAAGCTCGACCGTCATCTGGTCAGTCGATTGCCGGACTCGGCGGGTGATGCCGCGCTGGTGCGCAGTGTCATCGGCCTGTGCGCCGACTACGCCATCACGGTGATCGCCGAAGGCGTCGAGACCGCTGCCCAGGCCGCCTGGCTCAAGGCCAATGGCTGTGCCTACGTGCAGGGCTTTTTGGTGGCGCGGCCGATGACCTGCGCCGATGCCAGCGGCTTTCCGGCGATTTTCCCCTGGCCACGGTCATGA
- a CDS encoding M48 metallopeptidase family protein translates to MTELRYLQAYPPHLQEQVRQMIASDRLGDYLRQRYPGRHEVQNDKALYLYAQELRQAYLRSAPNLDKVLFDNRLDLTHRALGLNTAVSRVQGGKLKAKKEIRIAALFKEAAPQFLRMIVVHELAHLKERDHSKAFYQLCQHMEPDYHQLEFDLRVYLTYRELPGTT, encoded by the coding sequence ATGACCGAATTACGCTACTTGCAAGCCTACCCACCACACCTGCAGGAGCAGGTGCGCCAGATGATTGCCAGCGACCGCCTGGGCGATTACCTGCGCCAGCGCTATCCAGGGCGCCACGAGGTGCAGAACGACAAGGCCTTGTATCTCTATGCCCAAGAGCTCAGGCAGGCCTATCTGCGCAGCGCGCCGAACCTGGATAAAGTGCTGTTCGACAACCGCCTGGACTTGACCCACCGTGCCTTGGGGCTCAATACCGCGGTATCGCGAGTGCAGGGCGGCAAGCTCAAGGCGAAAAAAGAGATCCGCATTGCGGCATTGTTCAAGGAAGCTGCGCCGCAGTTCCTGCGCATGATCGTGGTGCACGAGTTGGCCCACCTCAAGGAGCGCGACCACAGCAAGGCCTTCTACCAGCTGTGCCAGCACATGGAGCCGGACTACCATCAACTGGAATTCGACCTGCGCGTCTACCTGACCTACCGGGAGCTGCCGGGCACCACGTAA
- a CDS encoding winged helix-turn-helix domain-containing protein has translation MDVSKTKSSFYRRLYVAWLIDSQTATSVPALMEATGMPRRTAQDTIAALADLDIVCEFEQEAGARNHAGHYRIHDWGAIDKQWIIQHLRTIRQVLGYP, from the coding sequence ATGGATGTAAGCAAGACCAAGAGCAGTTTCTACCGCCGCCTCTACGTGGCCTGGCTGATCGACAGCCAGACCGCGACCAGCGTCCCCGCCTTGATGGAGGCCACCGGCATGCCCCGGCGCACCGCCCAGGACACCATCGCAGCCCTGGCCGACCTGGACATCGTCTGCGAGTTCGAGCAAGAAGCGGGTGCTCGCAACCATGCTGGGCACTACCGCATCCATGACTGGGGTGCGATCGACAAGCAGTGGATCATTCAGCACCTGCGCACAATCCGCCAGGTGTTGGGCTATCCCTGA
- a CDS encoding GNAT family N-acetyltransferase — MSIEWICKHHTDLDKQQLYDILALRTEVFVVEQRCPYQEVDGLDLSGDTLHLMGCQDNRLVAYLRLLDPQAHDGEVVIGRVVTAAAARGNGTGHQLLLKGLECAEHCWPGTPVYLSAQAHLQGYYARHGFEVAGDEYLEDGIPHIGMRRG; from the coding sequence ATGTCCATCGAGTGGATCTGCAAGCACCATACCGACCTCGACAAGCAACAGCTGTATGACATCCTCGCGCTGCGCACAGAAGTATTCGTGGTAGAGCAGCGCTGTCCTTATCAGGAGGTCGACGGGCTCGACCTGAGTGGCGATACGCTGCACTTGATGGGTTGCCAGGACAACCGCCTGGTCGCCTATCTGCGCCTGCTCGACCCGCAGGCGCATGACGGCGAGGTGGTCATTGGCCGAGTAGTGACCGCAGCTGCCGCTCGGGGCAACGGCACTGGCCACCAATTGCTGCTCAAGGGCCTGGAGTGTGCCGAGCACTGCTGGCCAGGCACGCCGGTCTACCTGTCAGCTCAAGCACACCTGCAAGGCTACTACGCACGCCACGGCTTCGAGGTGGCAGGAGACGAATACCTTGAAGATGGCATCCCTCACATTGGCATGCGCAGGGGCTGA